A portion of the Micromonospora tarapacensis genome contains these proteins:
- a CDS encoding AI-2E family transporter, whose product MSEGRRPGIDLAGAEEADVVAGAGHTPAKRTDRNAGPRQTWTALPWLVRSAVVWSACLVVIAAGFYLLARITMLITPLAIAVAATLFLAALLDPVQLALRRLRLPAALAALLTVLLLLGVLGGVGALVWNMTASQFGELGEELRQGLAHTRDFVTSTLPVTDEQLDGLLTQLRQAISQQEVDPVSSARTVAEVFGSALLALVLLFFLLKDGRAMWHWTLRRMTGPNRAITAEAGRVGWRTLGSYSRGTMLIAAIDAIGIGLALVLLGVPLALPLVLITFIGGFVPIIGATVAGAVAVLVALAAEGPTTALLTLAAVIAVQQIEGNLLEPLVMRRQVRLHPVVILLAVTAGTLIAGIAGAFVAVPITAVAWRIIDSVQRQRQAAAAPSGPGSPAPHDSPSPAGPPSERHPEPDPA is encoded by the coding sequence GTGTCGGAAGGACGCCGGCCGGGTATCGACCTCGCCGGGGCAGAGGAGGCCGACGTGGTCGCAGGAGCGGGGCACACGCCCGCCAAGAGAACGGACCGGAACGCCGGCCCACGCCAGACCTGGACGGCCCTGCCCTGGCTGGTCCGCTCCGCAGTGGTGTGGAGCGCCTGCCTGGTGGTCATCGCCGCCGGGTTCTATCTGCTGGCCCGGATCACGATGCTGATCACCCCGCTGGCCATCGCCGTGGCCGCCACCCTCTTCCTCGCCGCGCTGCTCGACCCGGTGCAGCTGGCACTGCGCCGGCTGCGGCTACCCGCCGCGCTGGCCGCGCTGCTCACCGTCCTGTTGCTACTCGGCGTCCTGGGTGGTGTCGGCGCGCTGGTGTGGAACATGACCGCCAGCCAGTTCGGCGAGTTGGGCGAAGAGCTGCGGCAGGGGCTGGCGCACACCCGCGACTTCGTCACCTCCACCCTTCCGGTCACCGACGAGCAGCTCGACGGGTTGCTCACCCAGTTGCGCCAGGCAATCAGCCAGCAGGAGGTCGACCCGGTCTCCAGCGCCCGGACGGTGGCCGAGGTCTTCGGCTCCGCCCTGCTCGCCCTCGTACTGCTGTTCTTCCTGCTCAAGGACGGCCGAGCGATGTGGCACTGGACGTTGCGCCGGATGACCGGGCCGAACCGGGCGATCACCGCCGAGGCGGGGCGGGTCGGCTGGCGCACCCTCGGCTCGTACAGCCGGGGCACGATGCTGATCGCCGCCATCGACGCGATCGGCATCGGCCTGGCGCTGGTGCTGCTCGGCGTGCCACTCGCCTTACCGCTGGTTTTGATCACGTTCATCGGCGGCTTCGTGCCGATCATCGGCGCCACCGTGGCCGGCGCGGTCGCGGTGCTGGTGGCGCTGGCCGCCGAGGGCCCCACCACCGCCCTGCTCACCCTGGCCGCCGTGATCGCGGTCCAGCAGATCGAGGGCAATCTGCTGGAACCGCTGGTCATGAGGCGTCAGGTGCGACTGCATCCGGTGGTCATCCTGCTCGCGGTGACCGCCGGCACCCTCATCGCCGGCATCGCGGGTGCCTTCGTCGCGGTCCCGATCACCGCCGTCGCCTGGCGCATCATCGACAGCGTGCAGCGCCAACGGCAGGCCGCCGCGGCGCCGTCCGGCCCCGGCTCGCCAGCACCGCACGACTCGCCGTCACCGGCCGGCCCACCGTCGGAACGACACCCCGAACCCGATCCGGCCTGA
- a CDS encoding dienelactone hydrolase family protein, giving the protein MDVRDGEATIPAGEVNLPADLLVPATPVGVVLFAHGSGSSRHSPRNVAVARRLADSGLGTVLVDLLTAAEDEVDAVTAELRFDIGLLADRLAGVVDWLGTERPLGEAPVGLFGASTGAAAALVAAAQRADLVRAVVSRGGRPDLAGVALGQVRAATLLLVGGLDEQVIALNEQALSRLTAPAELRVIPGATHLFSEPGTLEHVADAATGWFHDHLHPHPTTV; this is encoded by the coding sequence ATGGACGTACGCGACGGCGAGGCGACGATCCCGGCGGGCGAGGTCAACCTGCCGGCGGACCTGCTGGTGCCGGCTACGCCGGTCGGGGTGGTGCTGTTCGCGCACGGCAGTGGCAGCTCCCGGCACAGCCCGCGAAACGTGGCGGTGGCCCGCCGGTTGGCCGACAGCGGGCTCGGTACCGTCCTGGTCGATCTGCTCACCGCGGCCGAGGACGAGGTGGACGCGGTCACCGCGGAGCTGCGCTTCGATATCGGGCTGCTGGCCGACCGGCTGGCCGGGGTGGTGGACTGGTTGGGCACCGAGCGGCCCCTCGGCGAGGCGCCGGTCGGCCTCTTCGGCGCGAGCACGGGTGCCGCCGCCGCCCTGGTCGCCGCCGCCCAGCGAGCTGACCTGGTGCGTGCGGTGGTGTCCCGGGGTGGCCGCCCGGATCTTGCCGGCGTCGCCCTCGGCCAGGTACGCGCCGCCACCCTGCTGCTGGTCGGTGGGCTCGACGAGCAGGTCATCGCCCTCAACGAGCAGGCGCTGAGCCGGCTGACGGCGCCGGCCGAGCTGCGGGTGATCCCCGGCGCGACGCACCTCTTCTCCGAACCCGGCACCCTGGAACACGTCGCCGACGCGGCAACCGGTTGGTTCCACGATCACCTGCACCCCCATCCCACCACCGTCTAG
- a CDS encoding HAD family hydrolase, translating into MLGLPDHVTACLFDLDGVLTQTAGVHNAAWTETFDDFLRRRATATGEPFRPFDPGPDYHRYVDGRPRLDGVRTFLASRGITLPEGSPEDPPGAQTVHGLGNQKNTRVLERIRTIGVDVYPGSVAYLKAVAAAGLRRAVVTASANGREVIAAAGLEPLLEARVDGLTARAEGLRGKPQPDTFLAGAELLGVAPERAAVFEDALAGVEAGRAGGFGYVVGVDRAGQADELRAHGADVVVADLADLLDAGRPE; encoded by the coding sequence ATGCTCGGCCTGCCTGATCATGTGACCGCCTGTCTCTTCGACCTGGACGGTGTGCTGACGCAGACCGCCGGGGTGCACAACGCCGCCTGGACGGAGACGTTCGACGACTTCCTCCGGCGCCGAGCCACCGCCACCGGCGAGCCCTTCCGGCCGTTCGACCCCGGCCCGGACTATCACCGGTACGTCGACGGCCGCCCCCGTCTCGACGGAGTACGCACCTTTCTCGCCTCGCGCGGCATCACCCTGCCGGAGGGCTCCCCGGAGGATCCGCCCGGCGCGCAGACCGTGCACGGTCTCGGTAACCAGAAGAACACCCGGGTGCTGGAGCGGATCCGCACCATCGGCGTGGACGTCTACCCCGGCTCCGTGGCGTACCTGAAGGCGGTGGCCGCGGCGGGGCTGCGCCGGGCGGTCGTCACGGCCAGCGCCAACGGTCGGGAGGTGATCGCCGCCGCCGGCCTGGAGCCGCTGCTCGAAGCGCGGGTGGACGGGCTGACCGCCCGCGCCGAGGGGCTGCGCGGCAAACCGCAACCGGACACCTTCCTCGCCGGGGCGGAGTTGCTCGGCGTGGCACCGGAGCGGGCGGCCGTCTTCGAGGACGCGCTCGCCGGCGTCGAAGCCGGCCGGGCCGGCGGGTTCGGTTACGTGGTGGGGGTCGACCGGGCCGGGCAGGCCGACGAACTGCGCGCACACGGCGCCGACGTGGTGGTCGCCGACCTCGCCGACCTGCTCGACGCCGGGCGGCCCGAGTGA
- a CDS encoding DUF4442 domain-containing protein: MTIDSRQVAAGMLEAVPFARTLGFEFVEVAPEADGGVRAVVRLPDSPATHNHLGGPHAGAMFTLGETASGAVVLAAFGHLLDRATPLAVRAEIAYRKLAMGAVLATARLGRPAAQVIAELEAGQRPEFPVLVEIATEAGKPTSEMTVIWTLRPN; encoded by the coding sequence ATGACCATCGACTCGCGCCAGGTGGCGGCCGGCATGCTTGAGGCGGTGCCCTTCGCCCGCACGCTCGGCTTCGAATTCGTCGAGGTGGCTCCCGAGGCCGACGGCGGTGTCCGGGCGGTCGTCCGGCTCCCGGACTCGCCGGCCACCCACAACCATCTCGGCGGCCCGCACGCCGGGGCCATGTTCACCCTCGGCGAGACCGCCTCCGGCGCGGTGGTGCTGGCCGCGTTCGGCCACCTGCTCGACCGGGCCACGCCGCTGGCGGTGCGGGCGGAGATCGCCTATCGCAAGCTCGCCATGGGGGCGGTGCTGGCGACGGCCCGGCTCGGCCGCCCAGCGGCCCAGGTGATCGCGGAGTTGGAGGCCGGCCAGCGGCCGGAGTTCCCGGTGCTCGTGGAGATCGCCACCGAGGCGGGCAAGCCGACCTCGGAGATGACCGTCATCTGGACCCTCCGCCCGAACTGA
- a CDS encoding ABC transporter ATP-binding protein: MTTVALKDVTKVFRDGTVAVDSINLDVNDGEFMVLLGPSGCGKSTVLRMVAGLEDPTAGAVMLNGELANDLPPRERKIAMVFQDFALYPHMSVNDNIAFPLKLAGVEPTPRGERVGDVASALGIGDVLARRPSQLSGGQRQRVAMGRAIVRRPGLFLMDEPLSNLDSGLRAELRAEISGLTRELGVTTIYVTHDQAEALTMADRVAIMRKGVLQDVGTPTQVYGRPATLYVAAFLGSPRMNLLEASVYVHLDRYVTLTLGEQALYLPWDDIRSRAVAHYHGERIVVGMRAEALTPVAPDTVGDVLQGRIRYLEHHGHESLAFLDIGATAIVVDDVGGPADAETPPGQRGLRRFSQVMQRFTGRAGEPAAPSVNGTRTSVLHDPGRHHRRPAELAVRLAPYPAVSAGHPLAIKVRMDALHFFDERGDRIDVGWR, from the coding sequence GTGACCACCGTCGCGCTCAAGGATGTCACGAAGGTCTTCCGGGACGGCACGGTCGCGGTGGACAGCATCAATCTCGACGTCAACGACGGTGAGTTCATGGTGCTGCTCGGCCCGTCCGGCTGTGGCAAGTCGACCGTGCTGCGGATGGTCGCCGGGCTGGAGGACCCGACCGCCGGGGCAGTGATGCTCAACGGCGAACTGGCCAACGACCTGCCGCCGCGGGAGCGGAAGATCGCCATGGTCTTCCAGGATTTCGCCCTGTACCCGCACATGAGCGTCAACGACAACATCGCCTTTCCGTTGAAGCTGGCGGGCGTCGAGCCCACCCCGCGCGGCGAGCGGGTCGGTGACGTGGCCAGCGCCCTCGGCATCGGCGACGTGCTGGCGCGGCGGCCCAGCCAGCTCTCCGGCGGGCAGCGGCAGCGGGTCGCGATGGGCCGGGCGATCGTGCGCCGGCCCGGTCTGTTCCTGATGGACGAACCGCTGTCCAACCTGGACAGCGGCCTGCGGGCGGAGCTGCGGGCGGAGATCTCCGGCCTGACCCGCGAGCTGGGCGTCACCACCATCTACGTGACCCACGACCAGGCCGAGGCGCTGACCATGGCCGATCGGGTCGCCATCATGCGCAAGGGCGTGCTACAGGACGTCGGTACGCCGACCCAGGTGTACGGCCGCCCCGCGACCCTCTACGTCGCCGCGTTCCTCGGCAGCCCCCGGATGAACCTGCTGGAGGCGTCGGTCTACGTCCACCTCGACCGGTACGTCACCCTCACCCTCGGCGAGCAGGCGCTCTACCTGCCCTGGGACGACATCCGCAGCCGGGCCGTGGCGCATTACCACGGCGAGCGGATCGTGGTCGGGATGCGGGCCGAGGCGCTGACTCCGGTCGCCCCGGACACCGTGGGTGACGTGCTCCAGGGTCGGATCCGCTACCTGGAACACCACGGTCACGAGTCGCTGGCCTTTCTCGACATCGGCGCCACCGCGATCGTGGTGGACGACGTCGGCGGCCCGGCGGACGCGGAGACCCCGCCCGGCCAGCGCGGCCTGCGTCGTTTCAGCCAGGTGATGCAGCGGTTCACCGGGCGGGCCGGCGAGCCGGCGGCACCATCGGTCAACGGCACCCGGACCAGCGTGCTGCACGACCCGGGTCGCCACCACCGCCGCCCGGCCGAACTGGCGGTCCGGCTCGCGCCGTACCCCGCCGTCTCCGCCGGCCACCCGCTCGCGATCAAGGTACGCATGGACGCGCTGCACTTCTTCGACGAGCGCGGCGACCGCATCGACGTCGGCTGGCGCTGA
- a CDS encoding DUF5941 domain-containing protein yields the protein MTLAIVLAAGAPAASLPTGGGESLVDGLAGQWRRAGVSEVRVAADLDELAELAGRAGGPVVVSGADLVAHTAVLRHLVTSPVGPTVALVLTDRPTGGRTVLREERGQVVEAGRSEQLDGAATGVFGGAVRVGRDDVPALAAAARAVAAGRAAGVPGPLVDQVFASLTGQGALVFAHRVRLLVAHRVDDAAGLAGAEAAVAAVDEDRAELRLSVKEKDDFFTTFFVSTWSPYVTKACARLGLSPTVVTMLSVAFAVAAAALFAAGGRPSLVAGAVLLYLGFVLDCVDGQVARYTRDFSAWGGWLDTMADRAKEYLVYGGLGWGATAAGFRYGWALAIAAMTLQTVRHMTDAWYGVLHDEAARRPRNVGGGTGGGIGDRLNAASTRVQADAGSVSYWLKRTVVFPIGERWALIAVAAALFDQRVALIAVLTWGVSALAYTGALRTLRARWMWVPVLDTVDATLHRDDGPLATRLPVLRRPGPLVLAVVAALGAAALLLAAVLAGAVGPGGDGAGEAAAPLRWAVPVALLVLLGAATGAGAAHNGPLDWLVPAALRAAEYLFAIAVGLIGGAPAWLVFGYVFVLALHHYDLVARLEKRQPAPPLHPATLGWEGRSVLLTLAAIAGIVSIGLATLGIYLLALFVASVVLAWVVRPARAAPMPVGTGGHAKL from the coding sequence GTGACCCTCGCGATCGTGCTCGCCGCCGGCGCGCCGGCCGCGAGCCTGCCGACGGGTGGCGGCGAGTCGTTGGTCGACGGGCTGGCCGGCCAGTGGCGCCGGGCCGGAGTGTCGGAGGTGCGGGTCGCCGCCGACCTGGACGAGTTGGCGGAGCTGGCGGGTCGGGCCGGTGGCCCGGTGGTGGTCAGCGGCGCCGACCTGGTGGCGCACACCGCCGTACTGCGCCACCTGGTGACCAGCCCGGTCGGTCCGACCGTGGCGCTGGTGCTCACCGACCGCCCCACCGGCGGGCGGACGGTGCTACGCGAGGAGCGTGGCCAGGTGGTGGAGGCCGGCCGCTCGGAGCAGTTGGACGGGGCCGCGACGGGCGTCTTCGGCGGCGCGGTGCGGGTCGGCCGGGACGACGTGCCGGCGCTGGCCGCCGCCGCTCGGGCCGTCGCCGCCGGCCGCGCTGCCGGGGTGCCGGGGCCGCTCGTGGACCAGGTCTTCGCCTCGCTCACCGGGCAGGGCGCGCTGGTCTTCGCCCACCGGGTGCGCCTGCTGGTCGCGCACCGGGTCGACGACGCCGCCGGGCTGGCCGGGGCGGAGGCGGCGGTGGCCGCCGTCGACGAGGACCGGGCCGAGCTGCGGCTGTCGGTGAAGGAGAAGGACGACTTCTTCACCACCTTCTTCGTCAGCACCTGGTCGCCGTACGTCACCAAGGCCTGTGCCAGGTTGGGACTGAGCCCGACCGTGGTGACCATGCTGTCGGTGGCCTTCGCGGTGGCCGCGGCGGCGCTGTTCGCCGCCGGCGGCCGTCCGTCGCTGGTGGCCGGTGCGGTGCTGCTCTACCTCGGGTTCGTGTTGGACTGCGTGGACGGCCAGGTGGCCCGCTACACCCGCGACTTCAGCGCCTGGGGCGGTTGGCTGGACACGATGGCCGACCGGGCGAAGGAGTACCTCGTCTACGGCGGTCTCGGGTGGGGCGCCACCGCGGCCGGGTTCCGGTACGGCTGGGCGCTGGCCATCGCTGCGATGACGTTGCAGACGGTGCGGCACATGACCGACGCGTGGTACGGCGTACTGCACGACGAGGCGGCCCGCCGGCCGAGGAACGTCGGCGGCGGCACCGGCGGCGGTATCGGTGACCGGCTGAACGCGGCGTCGACCCGGGTGCAGGCCGACGCCGGCTCGGTGTCGTACTGGCTCAAGCGCACGGTGGTCTTCCCGATCGGGGAACGGTGGGCGTTGATCGCGGTGGCCGCGGCGCTGTTCGACCAGCGGGTCGCCCTGATCGCGGTGTTGACCTGGGGCGTGTCGGCGTTGGCGTACACCGGGGCACTGCGTACGTTGCGGGCGCGCTGGATGTGGGTGCCGGTGCTGGACACGGTCGACGCGACCCTGCACCGCGACGACGGCCCACTGGCCACCCGGTTGCCGGTGCTGCGGCGGCCGGGGCCGCTGGTGCTCGCGGTGGTCGCGGCGCTCGGTGCCGCGGCGCTGTTGCTGGCGGCGGTGCTGGCCGGCGCGGTCGGCCCGGGCGGGGACGGCGCGGGCGAGGCGGCGGCACCGCTGCGTTGGGCGGTGCCGGTGGCGCTGCTGGTGCTGCTCGGGGCGGCGACCGGCGCCGGGGCGGCGCACAACGGGCCGCTGGACTGGCTGGTGCCGGCCGCGTTGCGGGCCGCCGAGTATCTGTTCGCCATCGCGGTCGGGTTGATCGGCGGCGCGCCGGCCTGGCTGGTCTTCGGCTACGTCTTCGTGCTCGCCCTGCACCACTACGACCTGGTCGCCCGGCTGGAGAAGCGGCAGCCGGCCCCGCCGTTGCACCCGGCGACGCTCGGCTGGGAGGGGCGGTCGGTGTTGCTGACGCTGGCGGCGATCGCCGGAATCGTGAGCATTGGTCTGGCTACACTCGGTATCTACCTCCTGGCCCTCTTCGTGGCGAGCGTGGTGCTGGCCTGGGTGGTCCGGCCGGCGCGCGCCGCGCCGATGCCGGTAGGTACGGGAGGTCACGCGAAGCTCTGA
- a CDS encoding ABC transporter ATP-binding protein, giving the protein MAESIIEAEGLGIRFVRNRRRQLRLRELFIHRGTRGASDGRFWPLRDVTFAVAPGETLGVIGRNGTGKSTLLRLIAGVLIPDEGRIRVSGDVAPLLELSAGFSNELTGRENLYLVGGLHGLSSAYLKRHFDEIVSFAGEQVERAIDTPARHYSSGMKVRLGFAIISHLPHPILLMDEVTAVGDAEFRAKCYTTIERLLGEGRTLVLVSHNEKDLTRFCRRGLFLDAGRLSVDGTIAEALAAYHDAVPR; this is encoded by the coding sequence ATGGCTGAGTCGATCATCGAGGCGGAGGGCCTCGGCATCCGGTTCGTCCGCAACCGCCGCCGGCAGTTGCGGCTGCGGGAGCTGTTCATCCACCGGGGCACGCGGGGTGCCTCGGACGGCCGGTTCTGGCCGCTGCGCGACGTCACCTTCGCGGTGGCACCGGGTGAGACCCTCGGGGTGATCGGCCGCAACGGCACCGGCAAGAGCACCCTGCTGCGCCTGATCGCCGGGGTGCTGATCCCCGACGAGGGGCGGATTCGGGTCAGCGGCGACGTCGCCCCGCTGCTGGAACTCTCCGCCGGCTTCTCCAACGAGCTGACCGGGCGGGAGAACCTGTACCTGGTGGGCGGCCTGCACGGGCTGTCGTCGGCGTACCTGAAGCGGCACTTCGACGAGATCGTCTCGTTCGCCGGTGAGCAGGTGGAACGGGCCATCGACACCCCGGCCCGGCACTATTCGTCGGGCATGAAGGTCCGGCTCGGCTTCGCGATCATCTCCCACCTGCCGCATCCGATCCTGCTGATGGACGAGGTGACGGCGGTCGGGGACGCCGAGTTCCGCGCGAAGTGCTACACGACCATCGAACGTCTGCTCGGGGAGGGGCGCACTCTGGTGCTGGTGTCACACAACGAAAAGGATCTGACCCGGTTCTGTCGCCGGGGGCTTTTCCTCGACGCGGGCCGGCTGAGCGTCGACGGCACCATCGCCGAGGCGCTGGCCGCATACCACGACGCGGTTCCCCGGTGA
- a CDS encoding ABC transporter permease, producing the protein MTSGVGALWSHRNSLRILVRRDLAVKYQQSVLGYLWSLIEPLGMGAIYWFIFGVLYSRDTNRHLGEAAGSYPLFLITGIFAWMWTSAALSEATHALTGQSRLITTMNVPRQVFPVGRVAARFAEYAAGLPILAAIAIWYAADGRIEPGWSMLSLPLAVLVQATLLIGLALLLSAFNVLMRDVERFMRLIIRVLFYATPIIYPLSLVRDSELPGWLKFGYELNPLVGIFQLHHAVWYPDEFPGTRMLATTIGISLLLLVTGWWTFRRLEPAVLKEL; encoded by the coding sequence GTGACCTCTGGCGTCGGGGCGTTGTGGTCGCACCGCAACTCGTTGCGCATCCTGGTCAGGCGCGATCTCGCGGTCAAGTACCAGCAGTCCGTGCTCGGTTACCTCTGGTCGCTGATCGAGCCGCTGGGCATGGGCGCGATCTACTGGTTCATCTTCGGTGTCCTCTACTCCCGCGACACCAACCGGCATCTCGGTGAGGCCGCCGGGTCGTACCCGTTGTTCCTGATCACCGGGATCTTCGCCTGGATGTGGACCAGCGCGGCGCTGAGCGAGGCGACCCACGCCCTCACCGGCCAGTCCCGGCTGATCACCACGATGAACGTGCCCCGGCAGGTCTTCCCGGTCGGTCGGGTCGCCGCCCGCTTCGCCGAGTACGCCGCCGGCCTGCCGATCCTGGCCGCCATCGCGATCTGGTACGCCGCCGACGGCCGGATCGAGCCGGGCTGGTCGATGCTGTCCCTGCCGCTCGCGGTGCTGGTGCAGGCGACCCTGCTGATCGGGCTGGCGCTGCTGCTGTCGGCGTTCAACGTGCTGATGCGGGACGTGGAGCGATTCATGCGCCTGATCATCCGGGTGCTCTTCTACGCCACGCCGATCATCTACCCGCTGAGTCTGGTGCGCGACTCGGAGCTGCCCGGCTGGCTCAAGTTCGGCTACGAACTCAACCCGCTGGTCGGAATCTTCCAACTGCATCACGCCGTGTGGTACCCGGACGAGTTCCCGGGGACCCGGATGCTCGCCACCACCATCGGCATCAGCCTGCTGCTGCTCGTGACCGGCTGGTGGACGTTCCGCCGGCTCGAACCCGCCGTGCTCAAGGAACTCTGA
- a CDS encoding L-serine ammonia-lyase, translated as MISVFDLFSVGIGPSSSHTVGPMRAAHTFVAGLKADGLLTDTARVRAELFGSLGATGHGHGSDRAVLLGLAGEAPETVDTDSVEARMDRIRTEHRLSLLDTHEIDFAPERDLTLHRRRSLPYHPNGMVFSAYDASGAEVRTRTYYSVGGGFVVDEAAAGADRIKPDSTPVRHPFLTGAELLGVTAATGLSIGEVMLANELSWRAEADVRAGLLDIWRVMRECVERGCARDGTLPGGLKVRRRAAELHRGLAADSPAGTGGDPLHVMDWVTLFALAVNEENAAGGRVVTAPTNGAAGIIPAVLHYYTRFVPGASDDGVVRFLLAAGAIGVLFKENASISGAEVGCQGEVGSACSMAAAGLAEALGGTPAQVENAAEIGMEHNLGLTCDPVGGLVQIPCIERNAVASIKAITAARLALRGDGVHAVSLDKVIKTMRETGADMKVKYKETARGGLAVNVIEC; from the coding sequence ATGATCAGCGTGTTCGACCTGTTCAGTGTGGGTATCGGGCCATCCAGCTCGCACACGGTGGGGCCGATGCGGGCGGCGCATACCTTCGTCGCCGGGCTCAAGGCCGACGGTCTGCTCACCGACACCGCCCGGGTACGGGCCGAGCTGTTCGGTTCCCTCGGCGCCACCGGGCACGGGCACGGCAGCGACCGCGCGGTGCTGCTCGGCCTGGCCGGCGAGGCCCCCGAGACGGTCGACACGGACAGCGTCGAAGCGCGGATGGACCGGATCCGGACGGAGCACCGGCTGTCCCTGCTCGACACGCACGAAATCGACTTTGCCCCGGAGCGGGACCTGACGCTGCACCGCCGGCGTTCGTTGCCGTACCACCCGAACGGGATGGTCTTCTCGGCGTACGACGCGAGCGGGGCCGAGGTACGGACGCGCACCTACTACTCGGTGGGTGGCGGCTTCGTGGTGGATGAGGCGGCGGCCGGGGCGGACCGGATCAAGCCGGACAGCACGCCGGTCCGGCATCCGTTCCTCACCGGGGCGGAGTTGCTCGGCGTGACCGCCGCGACCGGGCTCTCCATCGGTGAGGTCATGCTCGCCAACGAGCTGTCCTGGCGGGCCGAGGCGGACGTCCGAGCCGGGCTGCTGGACATCTGGCGGGTGATGCGTGAGTGCGTCGAGCGTGGCTGCGCCCGGGACGGCACCCTGCCGGGTGGCCTGAAGGTACGCCGCCGCGCGGCCGAGTTGCATCGCGGCCTGGCCGCCGACAGCCCGGCGGGCACGGGTGGGGATCCGCTGCACGTGATGGACTGGGTGACGCTGTTCGCGCTGGCCGTCAACGAGGAGAACGCGGCCGGCGGCCGGGTGGTGACCGCCCCGACCAACGGCGCGGCCGGGATCATCCCCGCGGTGCTGCACTACTACACCCGGTTCGTGCCGGGGGCCTCCGACGACGGCGTGGTGCGGTTCCTGCTGGCGGCCGGCGCGATCGGGGTGTTGTTCAAGGAGAACGCGTCGATCTCCGGTGCGGAGGTGGGTTGCCAGGGCGAGGTCGGGTCGGCCTGCTCGATGGCCGCCGCCGGGCTGGCCGAGGCGCTGGGTGGCACGCCCGCCCAGGTCGAGAACGCCGCCGAGATCGGCATGGAGCACAACCTGGGGCTGACCTGTGACCCGGTCGGTGGCCTGGTGCAGATCCCGTGCATCGAGCGCAACGCGGTGGCTAGCATCAAGGCGATCACCGCCGCCCGGCTCGCGCTGCGCGGCGACGGGGTGCACGCCGTCTCGCTCGACAAGGTCATCAAGACCATGCGGGAGACCGGCGCCGACATGAAGGTCAAGTACAAGGAGACGGCGCGCGGCGGTCTGGCCGTCAACGTGATCGAGTGCTGA
- a CDS encoding PspC domain-containing protein: MSRKLVRPREGRMFAGVCAGLARRFGTSAGLVRLLFLLSLLLPGTQVIVYLALWIIMPNEDRHLVAGH, from the coding sequence ATGAGTCGCAAACTGGTCCGCCCCCGCGAGGGGCGCATGTTCGCCGGAGTCTGTGCCGGCCTGGCGCGGCGGTTCGGCACCTCGGCCGGGCTCGTCCGGCTGCTGTTCCTGCTGTCGCTGTTGCTACCGGGCACCCAGGTGATCGTCTATCTGGCACTCTGGATCATCATGCCCAACGAGGACCGCCACCTGGTCGCCGGCCACTGA
- a CDS encoding DUF4230 domain-containing protein, with translation MARDGDINEPTSRFADQQPGELLTDRSAPPEPPQQGGGAVRALLWVLGAAALAVVVLLGVRTTGILPEFRNPFTQEQTDRSQPALLESMHDLSRYVAAEGNFQVVVDLQNDRRNVPDWLLNERTLFVGAGSVEAYVDFGTLAEGAIVQSADGKSVEIKLPAPQLAETNLDLEQSYVFAEERGLLNRVGELVGGDPNRQQEVYRLAEDRITGAARESGLAARAEENTRKMLEGLLRSLGFEQVTVTYIAP, from the coding sequence ATGGCACGCGACGGCGACATCAACGAGCCCACCAGCAGGTTTGCCGATCAGCAGCCCGGCGAGCTGCTCACGGACCGGTCGGCCCCACCGGAGCCTCCGCAGCAGGGCGGCGGGGCCGTTCGTGCCCTGCTCTGGGTGCTCGGTGCCGCGGCGCTGGCGGTGGTGGTGCTGCTCGGCGTGCGGACCACCGGGATCCTGCCCGAGTTCCGCAACCCGTTCACCCAGGAACAGACCGACCGCAGCCAGCCCGCGCTGCTGGAGTCGATGCACGATCTCAGCCGCTACGTGGCCGCGGAGGGCAACTTCCAGGTCGTGGTCGACCTGCAGAACGATCGGCGCAACGTGCCGGACTGGCTGCTCAACGAGCGGACGCTGTTCGTCGGGGCGGGCAGCGTCGAGGCGTACGTCGACTTCGGCACCCTCGCCGAGGGGGCGATCGTGCAGTCGGCCGACGGCAAGTCGGTCGAGATCAAGCTCCCGGCGCCGCAGCTGGCGGAGACCAACCTCGACCTGGAGCAGAGCTACGTCTTCGCGGAGGAGCGTGGCCTGCTCAATCGCGTCGGAGAGTTGGTCGGCGGCGACCCGAACCGGCAGCAGGAGGTCTACCGCCTGGCCGAGGATCGGATCACCGGCGCCGCCCGGGAGAGCGGGCTGGCCGCCCGGGCCGAGGAGAACACCCGCAAGATGCTTGAGGGGCTGCTCCGCTCGCTCGGCTTCGAGCAGGTGACCGTCACCTACATCGCCCCCTGA